In Arachis hypogaea cultivar Tifrunner chromosome 2, arahy.Tifrunner.gnm2.J5K5, whole genome shotgun sequence, a genomic segment contains:
- the LOC112741187 gene encoding uncharacterized protein isoform X1, with protein MRARMRDQRVRGGHYRNTAAAAAIAVVEEGVRRREREKDDSQTRWRERTKTRREREGGCSAVHCRRSWGQLKPPPLLGLAVLLSSLSASTITSCISSVPFSTPRVRMQFYLLKSSAAISPDLFFRKMRYKFKICMMKFYEGLMQIIN; from the exons ATGAGAGCGCGAATGAGAGACCAGAGAGTGAGAGGGGGTCACTACCGCAACACCGCTGCAGCCGCCGCCATCGCCGTCGTGGAGGAGGGAGtccgaaggagagagagagaaaaagatgatTCGCAGACGAGATGGAGAGAGAGGACGAAGACGCGACGCGAGAGAGAAGGAGGTTGTTCCGCCGTGCACTGTCGTCGCTCCTGGGGTCAATTGAAGCCGCCGCCGCTGCTAGGGCTTGCCGTGCTCCTGTCCTCACTTTCGGCTTCTACGATTACTTCCT GTATTTCATCGGTGCCGTTTTCGACACCAAGGGTGCGGATGCAATTCTATCTTTTGAAAAGTTCTGCTGCAATCTCCCCAGACCTCTTCTTTAG GAAAATGAgatataaattcaaaatatgtATGATGAAGTTCTATGAAGGGTTAATGCAGATAATTAActga
- the LOC112741187 gene encoding uncharacterized protein isoform X2: MRARMRDQRVRGGHYRNTAAAAAIAVVEEGVRRREREKDDSQTRWRERTKTRREREGGCSAVHCRRSWGQLKPPPLLGLAVLLSSLSASTITSCISSVPFSTPRVRMQFYLLKSSAAISPDLFFRLL, from the exons ATGAGAGCGCGAATGAGAGACCAGAGAGTGAGAGGGGGTCACTACCGCAACACCGCTGCAGCCGCCGCCATCGCCGTCGTGGAGGAGGGAGtccgaaggagagagagagaaaaagatgatTCGCAGACGAGATGGAGAGAGAGGACGAAGACGCGACGCGAGAGAGAAGGAGGTTGTTCCGCCGTGCACTGTCGTCGCTCCTGGGGTCAATTGAAGCCGCCGCCGCTGCTAGGGCTTGCCGTGCTCCTGTCCTCACTTTCGGCTTCTACGATTACTTCCT GTATTTCATCGGTGCCGTTTTCGACACCAAGGGTGCGGATGCAATTCTATCTTTTGAAAAGTTCTGCTGCAATCTCCCCAGACCTCTTCTTTAG GCTGCTGTGA
- the LOC112741164 gene encoding glutathione S-transferase 1-like isoform X2: protein MYLDDKYPQYPLLPHDVPKRALNFQVAHIVLQNNVIEKKVGPHEKLPWAQSVIRKGFTALEKLLKDHAGRYATEDEIFLCKITWRILIGVAVENVIRQPIPEQPR from the exons ATG TATTTGGACGATAAGTATCCTCAATACCCTTTGCTGCCTCATGACGTTCCCAAAAGAGCACTCAATTTTCAG GTTGCACATATTGTTTTGCAGAATAACGTCATTGAGAAAAAGGTTGGCCCTCATGAAAAACTTCCTTGGGCACAAAGTGTCATTAGAAAGGGCTTCACAG CACTTGAAAAGCTACTGAAAGATCATGCAGGGAGATATGCCACTGAAGATGAAATTTTTCTG TGCAAGATCACTTGGAGGATTTTAATTGGTGTTGCCGTGGAAAATGTAATCCGACAGCCCATTCCAGAG CAGCCCCGCTAG
- the LOC112741164 gene encoding glutathione S-transferase 1-like isoform X1, with product MYLDDKYPQYPLLPHDVPKRALNFQVAHIVLQNNVIEKKVGPHEKLPWAQSVIRKGFTGDTSLNTIKIYSALEKLLKDHAGRYATEDEIFLCKITWRILIGVAVENVIRQPIPEQPR from the exons ATG TATTTGGACGATAAGTATCCTCAATACCCTTTGCTGCCTCATGACGTTCCCAAAAGAGCACTCAATTTTCAG GTTGCACATATTGTTTTGCAGAATAACGTCATTGAGAAAAAGGTTGGCCCTCATGAAAAACTTCCTTGGGCACAAAGTGTCATTAGAAAGGGCTTCACAGGTGACACTTCACTGAATACCATTAAGATATATTCTG CACTTGAAAAGCTACTGAAAGATCATGCAGGGAGATATGCCACTGAAGATGAAATTTTTCTG TGCAAGATCACTTGGAGGATTTTAATTGGTGTTGCCGTGGAAAATGTAATCCGACAGCCCATTCCAGAG CAGCCCCGCTAG